From a single Brassica rapa cultivar Chiifu-401-42 chromosome A01, CAAS_Brap_v3.01, whole genome shotgun sequence genomic region:
- the LOC103854361 gene encoding NAC domain-containing protein 21/22, whose amino-acid sequence MGLKDIGSRLPPGFRFHPSDEELVCHYLCNKIRAKYDQGDVEDDDADEALNGATDLVEIDLHTCEPWQLPDVAKLNAKEWYFFSFRDRKYATGYRTNRATISGYWKATGKDRTVMDPRTSQLVGMRKTLVFYRNRAPNGIKTTWIMHEFRLECPNMPPKEDWVLCRVFNKGRDSTLQDTNNEHQTQRFEVNDAPDLNYNNQSQPLLLSPPSNTIDPPHHHDQWEQLIKQPSRSTDHPYHHNCQHQTVACGWEQMMIGSMSSSSSHGPDHESLLNLLYADNKNSVNITDDNYGHNYGKILLSSDITSLDHDKTCMASSSDGGMVSDLHMECGGLSFETENLLAFQ is encoded by the exons ATGGGTTTGAAAGATATTGGATCCAGATTGCCACCAGGGTTTCGGTTTCATCCAAGCGATGAAGAGTTGGTTTGTCACTATCTTTGCAACAAGATAAGGGCCAAATACGACCAAGGTGATGTTGAGGATGATGACGCTGATGAAGCCTTGAATGGTGCTACTGATCTTGTGGAGATTGACTTGCATACTTGTGAGCCGTGGCAGCTTCCTG ATGTGGCAAAGCTGAATGCAAAAGAATGGTATTTCTTCAGTTTCCGCGATAGAAAATATGCGACTGGATATCGTACAAATAGAGCGACAATAAGCGGATACTGGAAAGCAACAGGTAAAGATCGGACGGTGATGGATCCACGAACAAGCCAATTGGTAGGGATGAGGAAAACACTGGTCTTCTACAGAAACAGAGCACCAAATGGGATCAAAACTACTTGGATCATGCACGAGTTCCGTCTTGAGTGTCCTAACATGCCACCTAAG GAAGACTGGGTTTTATGCAGAGTGTTCAACAAAGGCAGAGACTCAACACTACAAGACACTAACAATGAACATCAGACGCAAAGATTTGAAGTTAATGACGCTCCGGATCTTAATTACAATAATCAGTCGCAGCCTCTACTATTATCCCCTCCTTCCAACACCATCGACCCTCCACACCATCATGATCAGTGGGAGCAGCTAATAAAGCAGCCTTCAAGGAGCACCGACCATCCCTATCATCACAATTGTCAACATCAAACCGTAGCATGTGGTTGGGAGCAGATGATGATTGGTTCGATGTCGTCATCGTCAAGCCATGGCCCTGATCACGAGTCCTTGCTAAATTTGCTTTACGCCGACAACAAGAACAGTGTCAACATCACTGATGATAATTATGGACATAACTATGGGAAGATATTGCTGTCGTCAGACATCACGAGTTTGGATCATGACAAGACATGTATGGCGTCATCATCCGATGGTGGTATGGTCTCTGATCTTCACATGGAATGTGGTGGCTTGAGTTTCGAGACCGAGAATCTCCTCGCTTTCCAGTGA
- the LOC103854369 gene encoding cruciferin CRU1, whose translation MVKLAHLLVATFGALLVLNGCLARQSLGVPPQLGNACNLDNLDVLQPTETIKSEAGRVEYWDHNNPQIRCAGVSVSRVIIEQGGLYLPTFFSSPKISYVVQGMGISGRVVPGCAETFMDSQPMQGQQQGQPWQGQQGQQGQQGQQGQQGQQGQQGQQGQQQQGFRDMHQKVEHVRHGDIIAITAGSSHWIYNTGDQPLVIICLLDIANYQNQLDRNPRTFRLAGNNPQGGSQQQQQQQQNMLSGFDPQVLAQALKIDVRLAQELQNQQDSRGNIVRVKGPFQVVRPPLRQPYESEQWRHPRGPPQSPQDNGLEETICSMRTHENIDDPARADVYKPNLGRVTSVNSYTLPILQYIRLSATRGILQGNAMVLPKYNMNANEILYCTQGQARIQVVNDNGQNVLDQQVQKGQLVVIPQGFAYVVQSHQNNFEWISFKTNANAMVSTLAGRTSALRALPLEVITNAFQISLEEARRIKFNTLETTLTRARGGQPQLIEEIVEA comes from the exons aTGGTTAAGCTTGCTCATCTCCTCGTCGCAACGTTCGGGGCTCTCCTCGTCCTTAACGGCTGTCTCGCAAGGCAGTCGCTAGGGGTTCCTCCTCAGCTAGGGAACGCGTGTAACCTCGATAACTTAGACGTTCTCCAGCCTACCGAAACTATCAAGAGCGAGGCTGGTCGGGTCGAGTACTGGGATCACAACAATCCTCAGATCCGATGTGCTGGTGTCTCTGTCTCTCGTGTTATAATCGAACAAGGCGGTCTCTACCTTCCTACCTTCTTCAGCTCCCCCAAAATTTCCTACGTTGTTCAAG gAATGGGTATTAGCGGAAGAGTGGTCCCTGGATGCGCGGAAACCTTCATGGACTCGCAACCTATGCAAGGACAACAACAAGGTCAACCATGGCAGGGACAACAAGGACAACAGGGTCAGCAGGGACAACAAGGTCAACAGGGTCAGCAGGGTCAACAGGGACAGCAGGGTCAGCAGCAGCAAGGGTTCCGTGACATGCACCAGAAGGTCGAACATGTTCGACATGGAGACATCATTGCCATTACTGCAGGCTCTTCCCATTGGATCTACAACACCGGTGACCAGCCACTTGTCATTATCTGCCTTCTCGACATTGCCAACTACCAAAACCAACTCGACCGCAACCCAAGA ACGTTCCGTCTGGCCGGAAACAACCCACAGGGCGGTTcccagcagcagcagcaacaacaacagaaCATGTTGAGCGGGTTCGACCCTCAGGTCCTAGCCCAGGCATTGAAAATCGACGTTAGGTTGGCTCAGGAGCTTCAGAACCAACAAGACAGCAGAGGAAACATCGTTCGTGTTAAGGGACCTTTCCAGGTTGTGAGGCCGCCTCTTAGACAGCCATACGAGAGTGAGCAGTGGAGACACCCCCGTGGCCCACCACAAAGCCCACAAGACAACGGCTTGGAGGAGACTATCTGCAGCATGAGGACCCACGAGAACATTGATGACCCAGCCCGTGCTGACGTGTATAAGCCCAACCTCGGCCGTGTGACCAGCGTCAACAGCTACACTTTACCCATCTTGCAGTATATCAGACTCAGCGCCACCCGTGGCATTCTCCAGGGT AATGCGATGGTGCTTCCAAAATACAACATGAACGCGAACGAGATCTTGTACTGCACTCAAGGACAAGCAAGGATTCAAGTGGTGAACGACAACGGACAGAACGTGCTGGACCAACAGGTGCAGAAGGGACAGCTCGTGGTCATCCCACAAGGATTCGCCTATGTTGTCCAGTCCCACCAAAACAACTTCGAATGGATTTCTTTCAAGACAAACGCTAACGCGATGGTCAGCACTTTGGCCGGTAGAACCTCGGCCTTGAGGGCATTGCCACTAGAGGTCATAACCAACGCTTTCCAAATTTCTCTCGAGGAAGCTAGAAGGATCAAGTTCAACACGCTTGAGACCACTTTGACTCGTGCGCGCGGTGGACAACCCCAGTTGATCGAGGAGATAGTCGAGGCTTAA
- the LOC103854389 gene encoding prohibitin-1, mitochondrial translates to MNLNNVKVPKVPGGGAVSALLKIGIIGGLGLYGATHSLYNVDGGHRAIMFNRLVGVKDKVYPEGTHLMVPWFERPVIYDVRARPYLVESTSGSRDLQMVKIGLRVLTRPMADQLPEIYRTLGENYSERVLPSIIHETLKAVVAQYNASQLITQREAVSREIRKILTQRATNFNIALDDVSITTLTFGKEFTAAIEAKQVAAQEAERAKFIVEKAEQDKRSAVIRAQGEAKSAQLIGQAIANNQAFITLRKIEAAREIAQTIAHSANKVYLSSDDLLLNLQEMNLDVNPKK, encoded by the exons atgaatttGAACAACGTGAAAGTGCCGAAGGTGCCAGGTGGGGGTGCAGTATCTGCGTTGCTTAAGATTGGGATTATCGGTGGGCTTGGTCTCTACGGTGCCACACACAGTCTCTACAATGTTGACGGGGGTCATCGAGCCATCATGTTCAACCGTTTAGTCGGTGTTAAAGATAAG GTTTACCCTGAGGGTACACACCTTATGGTTCCTTGGTTCGAAAGGCCTGTCATCTATGACGTTCGTGCACGACCTTACCTTGTTGAGAGTACTTCCGGAAGCCGTGATCTCCAGATG GTGAAAATTGGGCTGAGGGTTCTCACGCGTCCCATGGCAGACCAGCTACCTGAGATCTACAGGACCCTTGGTGAGAACTACAGCGAGAGAGTTCTGCCTTCTATAATCCACGAGACTTTGAAAGCTGTTGTTGCTCAGTACAATGCTAGCCAGCTTATCACTCAGAGAGAG GCGGTCAGTAGGGAGATCAGGAAGATTCTGACTCAACGAGCAACAAACTTCAACATTGCTCTTGACGATGTCTCCATCACGACCTTGACTTTCGGGAAGGAGTTCACAGCTGCCATTGAGGCAAAGCAGGTGGCTGCTCAAGAGGCTGAGAGGGCTAAGTTCATCGTTGAGAAGGCAGAACAAGACAAGAGGAGTGCAGTTATCCGCGCTCAG GGAGAAGCCAAGAGTGCTCAGCTCATAGGTCAGGCAATCGCAAACAACCAAGCGTTCATAACGCTCAGGAAGATCGAGGCGGCTAGAGAGATTGCTCAGACCATAGCACACTCGGCCAACAAGGTGTACCTGAGCTCTGATGATCTTTTGCTTAACCTACAGGAGATGAACTTGGATGTGAATCCAAAGAAGTAG
- the LOC103854379 gene encoding NAC domain-containing protein 73, which yields MTWCNDRSDVQTVERIIPSPTAAESPAASLQVSTHKTCPSCCHKFKFHEQAGIHDLPGLPAGVKFDPTDQEVLEHLEGKVRDDARKLHPLIDEFIRTIDGENGICYTHPEKLPGVNKDGTVRHFFHRPSKAYTTGTRKRRKVHTDSEVGGETRWHKTGKTRPVLTGGRVRGYKKILVLYTNYGKQKKPEKTNWVMHQYHLGTNEEEKEGELVVSKVFYQTQPRQCGGSVAAAATAKERPYIHGHAHHLAGGRHLHYDLHNVKGNGGSAGASEYYNNIPAIISFNQTGIQNHLVHDSQAFIP from the exons ATGACTTGGTGCAATGACCGTAGCGATGTTCAGACCGTTGAAAGAATCATTCCTTCTCCAACAGCGGCTGAGTCTCCTGCAGCCTCATTGCAAGTCTCTACTCACAAAACGTGTCCTTCATGTTGCCATAAATTCAAGTTTCATGAACag GCGGGGATCCATGACTTGCCCGGACTGCCTGCCGGAGTGAAGTTCGATCCGACGGATCAAGAGGTACTGGAGCATCTTGAAGGAAAGGTAAGAGACGATGCAAGAAAGCTTCATCCTCTCATCGATGAGTTTATTCGTACCATCGACGGCGAAAACGGCATATGTTATACCCATCCTGAGAAATTGCCAG GTGTGAACAAGGACGGGACGGTCCGTCATTTCTTCCACCGACCGTCGAAGGCATACACGACGGGAACAAGAAAGCGACGTAAAGTCCACACTGACTCCGAAGTCGGTGGCGAGACACGGTGGCACAAGACCGGAAAAACACGTCCTGTTCTCACTGGAGGACGAGTAAGAGGCTACAAGAAAATCTTGGTGCTCTACACAAACTACGGCAAACAAAAGAAACCGGAGAAGACTAATTGGGTCATGCATCAATATCATCTTGGCACCAACGAGGAAGAGAAAGAAGGTGAGCTAGTTGTCTCCAAAGTATTCTACCAGACTCAACCACGCCAATGCGGTGGCTCTGTTGCTGCCGCAGCCACTGCCAAGGAGCGGCCTTACATTCATGGCCACGCCCATCACCTTGCTGGTGGTCGCCACCTTCATTACGATCTTCATAACGTTAAAGGAAATGGAGGGTCAGCTGGAGCCAGTGAGTATTATAACAATATTCCAGCGATCATCTCGTTTAATCAAACCGGGATACAGAACCACTTGGTTCATGATTCTCAAGCATTTATCCCTTAA
- the LOC103854398 gene encoding receptor-like protein kinase 5, protein MREKKKKTILLVKMLYCLILLLLLCLSSTYLCLSLNHDATILRQAKLGLSDPAQSLSSWSENDVTPCHWRGITCDATSAVFSVNLSSFMLVGPFPSVLCRLPSLSFLSLYNNSINGSLSGDEFTSCRNLSQLDLSENLLVGSIPESLPFTLPNLRHFEVSGNNLSDTIPASFGEFRKLEKLNLAGNLLSGTIPASLGNVSTLRELKLAYNLFSPGRIPSQLGNLTELRVLWLAGCNLAGPVPQALSRLTHLVSLDLTMNQLTGSVPSWITELKSIEQIEIFNNSFSGVLPEAMGNMTMLKSFDASMNKLTGKIPDGLTRLNLESLNLFENMLEGPLPESITRSKTLTELKLFNNKLTGEIPSQLGASSPLQFVDFSYNQFSGEIPANICGGGKLEFLMLIGNSFSGEIPINLGKCRSLTRVRLNNNKLSGHVPEEFWGLPRMSLLELSENSFTGRISESIAGAKNLSNLRISKNQFSGSIPGEIGSLNGLIEITGDENSFSGEVPSTLVKLKQLSRLDLSSNQLSGEIPCGIRGWKNLNELNLANNHLSGEVPRELGDLPVLNYLDLSNNQFSGEIPPELQNLKLNVINLSYNHLSGRVPPLYANKIYDSSFVGNHDLCVDDHDSRCRKKSTRSQNIGYVWILLSIFILACMVFVVGVVMFIANCKKMRASKSARFSASKWRSFHKLHFSEHEIVDCLDERNVIGSGSSGKVYRVELSGGEVVVAVKKLNKTAKGGEDDSLNRDVFAAEVETLGTIRHKSIVRLWCCCSSGDCKLLVYEYMPNGSLADVLHSHCKGGVLLGWPERLRIALDAAEGLSYLHHDCVPPIVHRDVKSSNILLDADYGAKVADFGIATIGQMSGTKSPEAMSGIAGSCGYIAPEYVYTLRVNEKSDIYSFGIVLLELVTGKQPTDLELGDKDMVKWVCTTLDQSGLESVIDPKLDLFKEEISKLIHIGLLCTSPLPLNRPSMRKVVIMLQEVSSAVSSSGPNASKRSKSSGKLSPYYVEDVNSV, encoded by the exons atgagagaaaaaaaaaaaaaaacaatcttacTAGTAAAAATGCTTTATTGTCttattctcctcctcctcctatgCCTCTCTTCAACGTATCTATGCCTCTCACTAAACCACGATGCCACCATCCTCCGGCAAGCCAAACTGGGCTTATCTGACCCGGCCCAGTCACTATCTTCCTGGTCCGAAAACGACGTCACTCCGTGCCACTGGCGCGGCATCACCTGCGACGCCACGTCAGCTGTCTTCTCCGTTAATCTCTCCAGCTTCATGCTCGTCGGTCCTTTCCCCTCCGTCCTCTGCCGTCTTCCTTCGCTGTCTTTCCTCTCTCTCTACAACAACTCCATCAACGGTTCGCTCTCCGGCGATGAGTTTACATCGTGTCGGAATCTCAGCCAACTCGATTTGTCGGAGAATCTCTTGGTTGGTTCCATCCCGGAGTCACTTCCTTTCACGCTGCCGAACCTCCGACACTTCGAAGTTTCCGGGAACAACTTATCAGATACGATTCCAGCGAGCTTCGGAGAGTTCCGCAAGCTCGAGAAGTTAAACCTCGCCGGAAACCTCCTCTCCGGTACCATTCCCGCCTCTCTCGGAAACGTATCCACCCTGAGAGAACTCAAACTCGCTTACAATCTATTTTCACCGGGTAGAATCCCGAGTCAACTCGGTAATCTAACGGAGCTTCGTGTTCTCTGGCTCGCCGGCTGCAACCTCGCTGGTCCGGTGCCTCAAGCTCTGTCCCGGTTGACTCACTTGGTCAGCTTGGATTTGACGATGAATCAACTCACCGGGTCTGTCCCGAGTTGGATCACGGAGCTGAAAAGCATCGAGCAAATCGAGATATTCAACAACTCGTTCTCAGGCGTGTTACCGGAGGCGATGGGTAACATGACGATGCTAAAGAGTTTCGACGCGTCGATGAACAAGCTGACGGGGAAGATTCCCGACGGCTTGACTCGGTTAAACCTCGAGTCGCTCAACCTCTTCGAGAACATGCTCGAAGGGCCCTTGCCGGAGAGCATTACTCGCTCCAAAACGTTAACGGAACTAAAACTGTTCAACAACAAACTCACAGGGGAGATACCGAGTCAACTCGGGGCGAGCTCCCCATTGCAGTTCGTGGACTTTTCGTATAATCAGTTTTCCGGCGAGATACCTGCGAATATATGCGGAGGAGGGAAGCTAGAGTTTCTCATGCTTATAGGGAACTCTTTTTCCGGTGAAATACCGATAAATCTTGGAAAGTGCAGGAGCTTGACACGTGTCAGGCTGAATAATAACAAGCTTTCTGGTCACGTTCCGGAAGAGTTCTGGGGGTTGCCTCGTATGTCGCTGCTCGAACTCTCGGAGAACTCGTTCACCGGAAGAATCTCTGAGTCCATCGCCGGTGCAAAGAATTTATCTAACCTGAGAATCTCAAAGAATCAGTTCTCAGGTTCGATTCCCGGCGAAATCGGATCGCTTAACGGACTCATCGAGATCACCGGAGATGAAAATAGCTTCTCCGGCGAGGTTCCTAGTACTTTGGTGAAGCTTAAGCAACTGAGCAGGCTCGATCTCAGCTCTAATCAGCTCTCCGGCGAGATTCCATGTGGAATTCGTGGTTGGAAGAATCTGAACGAGCTCAATTTAGCTAATAACCATCTCTCCGGCGAAGTCCCTAGAGAGCTCGGAGACTTGCCGGTTCTTAACTACCTCGATCTCTCAAACAATCAATTTTCCGGTGAGATTCCACCGGAGCTCCAGAATCTGAAGCTCAACGTTATAAACCTATCGTATAATCATCTCTCCGGGAGAGTGCCTCCTCTCTACGCTAACAAAATCTACGATTCTAGCTTTGTCGGAAACCATGACTTGTGCGTCGATGATCACGACAGTCGTTGTCGGAAGAAGAGCACACGGTCTCAAAACATCGGTTATGTCTGGATTCTCCTATCGATTTTCATACTCGCCTGTATGGTTTTCGTCGTTGGGGTTGTTATGTTTATCGCCAACTGCAAGAAGATGAGAGCCTCCAAGAGCGCTAGATTCTCCGCATCTAAGTGGAGATCCTTCCACAAGCTTCATTTCAGCGAGCATGAGATCGTTGATTGCCTTGACGAACGGAACGTGATCGGATCTGGCTCCTCCGGTAAAGTCTATAGAGTGGAGCTTAGTGGCGGAGAAGTAGTAGTAGCTGTGAAGAAACTAAACAAAACGGCTAAAGGAGGGGAAGACGATTCGTTGAACAGAGACGTTTTCGCTGCAGAGGTGGAAACGCTTGGAACGATTAGGCATAAGAGTATTGTGCGCTTGTGGTGCTGCTGCAGCTCCGGGGACTGCAAGTTGTTGGTATACGAGTACATGCCTAATGGGAGCTTAGCTGATGTGTTACACAGCCACTGCAAAGGCGGGGTGTTGTTGGGCTGGCCTGAACGGTTAAGGATCGCTTTGGACGCAGCTGAGGGTTTGTCATACTTACACCACGATTGTGTTCCTCCGATCGTGCACCGTGACGTGAAGTCTAGTAACATATTGCTAGATGCAGATTATGGAGCCAAAGTAGCTGACTTTGGCATTGCAACAATCGGTCAAATGAGCGGTACTAAATCGCCAGAAGCTATGTCTGGAATCGCTGGTTCTTGCGGTTACATTGCACCAG AATACGTATATACACTCAGGGTGAATGAAAAGAGTGATATCTACAGTTTTGGTATCGTGCTTTTGGAGTTGGTAACGGGGAAGCAACCAACAGATCTAGAACTTGGAGATAAAGATATGGTGAAGTGGGTGTGCACTACACTTGACCAAAGCGGTTTAGAATCGGTGATCGATCCCAAACTTGATCTGTTCAAAGAAGAGATTAGCAAACTCATTCACATTGGTCTTCTCTGTACGAGTCCTCTCCCTCTAAACCGACCTTCCATGAGAAAAGTCGTGATCATGCTTCAAGAAGTCTCTAGTGCTGTTTCTAGTAGCGGTCCAAATGCGTCCAAACGCTCTAAGAGCAGTGGGAAACTCTCGCCTTACTATGTGGAAGACGTAAACAGCGTTTGA